The proteins below are encoded in one region of Lactuca sativa cultivar Salinas chromosome 3, Lsat_Salinas_v11, whole genome shotgun sequence:
- the LOC111918840 gene encoding uncharacterized protein LOC111918840: MSKAQKALFMNQQASILNTEKQLGQIALQINKRRPGGLPSNTENNLKGAHINIMTTRSGKIITPLAPIQKEDPKLVQEEEAKTQESKNPDPTRRVTDMDSTSPPPEQKNKPPVKPYQPPLPFPSRSIQDKHNIDYQKFLEQIKHLQINMSFIQAVAQMPKYAKFLKEVLTNRKKMEEVKKVALNENYSVAMLNKLPKKNGNLGSLTLPCKFGNLATIHALADSGASVNLMPYLFFKKLNLPEPRPIRLEIHLANKMVIFPWGICEELLVKVDKFVFPTDFVVLDMEADLQVPIILGRPVLNTASAIVDMQDSKLTLWVGDESVTSGVDQAMKHARYSDDTTFLVDMLEELMEDWEENKPSNSATALDDDFDAERDLMEIERLLEEAEYNELIKGAENPTHRVAFTDLTSSIDKS; this comes from the coding sequence ATGTCGAAAGCTCAGAAAGCTCTATTTATGAATCAACAAGCCTCCATTCTCAACACTGAAAAACAGCTGGGCCAAATTGCACTTCAAATAAATAAGAGACGACCGGGTGGACTTCCTAGTAATACCGAAAATAATCTGAAAGGCGCACATATAAACATCATGACAACTCGGAGTGGGAAGATTATTACTCCTCTGGCCCCTATTCAGAAAGAAGATCCTAAATTGGTGCAAGAGGAAGAAGCAAAAACACAAGAATCGAAAAAtcccgacccgactcgccgagtcacagacatggactcgacgagtccaccacCTGAACAGAAAAATAAACCTCCTGTTAAGCCATATCAGCCTCCACTTCCGTTTCCAAGTCGATCCATACAAGATAAGCATAATATTGATTATCAAAAGTTCCTGGAACAAATAAAACACCTTCAAATTAATATGTCATTCATCCAGGCGGTTGCACAAATGCCTAAGTATGCCAAATTTTTAAAGGAGGTTCTTACAAATAGAAAGAAgatggaagaagtgaagaaggtGGCTCTAAATGAAAATTATTCAGTGGCCATGTTGAACAAATTACCTAAGAAGAATGGTAACCTTGGTAGTTTGACCTTGCCTTGTAAATTCGGGAATTTAGCAACTATCCATGCGTTAGCTGATTCGGGGGCGAGTGTCAACCTCATGCCATATTTATTCTTTAAGAAGTTAAACCTTCCCGAGCCAAGGCCAATTCGATTGGAAATTCACTTAGCAAATAAAATGGTGATATTTCCGTGGGGAATATGCGAAGAACTATTGGTGAAAGTTGATAAGTTTGTGTTCCCCACGGACTTCGTAGTACTAGATATGGAAGCAGATCTTCAAGTTCCCATCATTCTTGGAAGACCTGTCCTAAATACCGCAAGTGCTATAGTAGACATGCAAGATTCTAAACTTACCCTTTGGGTGGGAGACGAATCAGTTACATCTGGAGTTGATCAAGCCATGAAGCATGCAAGATATAGTGATGACACGACATTTTTGGTTGATATGTTGGAAGAATTAATGGAAGACTGGGAAGAAAACAAGCCAAGTAATTCGGCCACagccttagatgatgattttgatgCTGAAAGAGACCTGATGGAGATAGAGAGACTACTCGAAGAAGCTGAATATAATGAGTTAATCAAAGGTGCAGAaaacccgactcaccgagtcgcattCACTGACTTGACGAGTTCAATTGATAAATCATGA